The following proteins come from a genomic window of Vanessa tameamea isolate UH-Manoa-2023 chromosome 6, ilVanTame1 primary haplotype, whole genome shotgun sequence:
- the LOC113393355 gene encoding very long chain fatty acid elongase 7-like, which produces MEFAIQNIVKYYNFYCDEQTSPITRDWFLVGKPFQVICLLGFYFYFCTHLGPRFMKHRNPYDVTIFMKLYNIAQILLSIYMISQGTTYILFYNFNMNCQGLETDEDTARWMAREVWTYYMIKISELLDTVLFVLRKSNRQITPLHLHHHMLMTVSAWFATTYVPGGQGILIGYVNAFVHMIMYTYYFIAGCGDKYKKYLWWKKHVTELQLAQFVFLELHSINSLFYECQYNLIYKLLTIFYATFFIKSFGSFYYNNYIKKVK; this is translated from the exons ATGGAATTTGCCATACAAAATATTGTGaagtattacaatttttactGCGATGAGCAAACTA GTCCAATAACGCGAGATTGGTTTCTAGTTGGGAAACCTTTTCAAGTAATATGTCTTTTGGGCTTCTACTTTTACTTCTGCACGCACCTCGGTCCTCGTTTTATGAAACATCGGAATCCCTACGATGTGACCatttttatgaaactttataatatagctCAAATACTCTTAAGTATATATATGATAAGCCAG ggtaCAACGTATAttctgttttataatttcaatatgaatTGCCAAGGATTAGAAACTGATGAAGATACAGCACGATGG ATGGCTCGTGAGGTATGGacttattatatgataaaaatatcagaATTATTGGATACTGTACTATTTGTGTTAAGAAAATCGAACAGACAGATAACGCCTCTCCATTTACACCATCACATGTTGATGACAGTTTCAGCGTGGTTCGCAACTACATATGTTccag GTGGTCAAGGAATTTTGATAGGCTATGTTAACGCTTTTGTACATATGATCATGTACACATACTATTTCATTGCTGGATGTGGTGACAAGTACAAAAAGTATCTGTGGTGGAAGAAACATGTGACGGAGCTGCAATTG GCACAATTCGTTTTTCTagaattacatagtataaatagtTTGTTCTACGAATGTCAATATAACCTAATTTACaagttattaacaatattttatgcaaCATTCTTTATAAAAAGCTTTGGTTcgttttactataataattatatcaagaaAGTGAAATGA
- the LOC113393266 gene encoding very long chain fatty acid elongase 7-like: protein MASAAMFLYENLNYYIENPTVPETKDWFMAGNPLKLITLLACYLLFCLRLGPWYMKDRKPYQLRNVIKIYNVFQILISLYLFYEGTIYIFFTDFNFYCKGVDDVDSPSRLRIAKTIWIYYIVKIIDLMDTVFFVLRKSDRQITSLHVHHHTLMPIATWVAIVFFPGGQGVLIGYINALVHAIMYTYYLLAGLGDKYKKYLWWKKYLTMLQLIQFTIIVVHNVNSLFYPCSFPFMLKLLCIFYGLVFLNMFGKFYYYNYVKSKNDKDIKNVPNKIKKSVINKTH, encoded by the exons ATGGCGAGCGCGGCAATGTTTTTGTAcgaaaatctaaattattatatcgaGAACCCAACCG ttcCAGAAACAAAAGATTGGTTCATGGCTGGTAACCCGTTAAAACTTATCACATTACTAGCATGCTATCTGCTCTTCTGCTTACGTCTGGGCCCCTGGTATATGAAAGATAGGAAACCATATCAATTAAGGaatgttatcaaaatatacaacgTATTTCAAATTCTTATCAgtctctatttattttatgag ggaacaatttacatatttttcacaGATTTCAACTTTTACTGTAAAGGTGTAGATGATGTAGATTCACCGTCAAGATTAAGG ATAGCAAAAACAATTTGGATATATTACATTGTGAAAATAATCGATCTCATGGACACGGTATTTTTCGTGCTTCGAAAATCAGACAGACAAATTACGTCACTTCATGTCCATCATCACACACTGATGCCGATTGCTACATGGGTGGCTATAGTTTTCTTTccag GAGGTCAAGGCGTACTTATAGGATATATCAACGCTTTGGTGCATGCTATTATGTATACTTACTATCTACTCGCCGGTCTAGGAGATAAGTACAAGAAATATCTCTGGTGgaagaaatatttaactatgCTGCAATTG ataCAGTTCACGATCATTGTAGTTCACAATGTTAATAGTTTATTCTACCCATGTTCCTTCccgtttatgttaaaattactttgtatattCTATGGACTAGTATTCCTAAATATGTTCGgaaaattttactattacaaCTACGTTAAGAGTAAAAatgataaagatataaaaaatgtaccaaataaaataaaaaaatcagttataaataaaacgcacTAG